A genomic window from Lycium barbarum isolate Lr01 chromosome 4, ASM1917538v2, whole genome shotgun sequence includes:
- the LOC132638636 gene encoding (R,S)-reticuline 7-O-methyltransferase-like: MFEIDSMNEAEMLQGQAEVSKYMFAFADSMAIKCAVELRIADIIHSHGHPITLSQIATNVDSSSPDISYLSRIMRFLVRRKIFTANSQGGDTLYGLTPISRWLLHDTELSVAPMFLMQNNPILMAPWHYFSNCVKEGGIAFKKAHGYEIFEMASKDDELNENFNNGMNSVTKIIVQAIIKEYKNGFDSITSLVDVGGGTGAAMFEIVKAYPHIKGINYDLPHVVSTAKKYDGVDHVGGDMFQDIPSADAVFLKWVMHDWGDEDCVKILKNCRKVIPEKTGKVIIVDAVLKTDGEGLFDNMGFILDLLMIAHTSGGKERSEAEWNKLLKEAGFPRYNIIQIPAWPSIIEAYPQ; this comes from the exons ATGTTTGAAATTGATTCAATGAATGAAGCAGAAATGCTACAAGGCCAAGCAGAAGTATCTAAATATATGTTTGCTTTTGCAGACTCCATGGCCATAAAATGTGCAGTGGAACTTCGTATTGCTGATATTATTCATTCTCATGGCCACcctattactttatcacaaatagcCACTAATGTTGACTCTTCATCTCCAGATATCAGTTATCTTTCACGTATCATGAGGTTTCTTGTCCGTCGAAAAATCTTCACTGCTAACTCTCAG GGCGGAGACACCCTCTATGGACTAACCCCAATCTCAAGATGGCTATTACATGACACTGAGCTAAGTGTAGCACCAATGTTCCTTATGCAAAACAACCCAATTCTCATGGCTCCATGGCACTATTTCAGTAATTGTGTAAAAGAAGGTGGAATTGCATTCAAGAAAGCTCATGGTTATGAAATATTTGAGATGGCTTCTAAAGATGATGAATTGAACGAGAATTTCAACAATGGAATGAATTCAGTGACCAAAATTATAGTGCAAGCAATAATTAAAGAGTATAAAAATGGGTTTGATTCAATTACATCACTTGTTGATGTAGGTGGAGGGACAGGCGCTGCCATGTTTGAAATTGTCAAGGCATATCCTCATATCAAGGGGATTAACTATGATTTGCCTCATGTTGTGTCAACTGCTAAAAAATATGATGGTGTTGATCATGTTGGGGGTGACATGTTTCAGGATATCCCATCTGCTGATGCCGTCTTTCTCAAG TGGGTAATGCATGATTGGGGAGACGAAGATTGTGTGAAGATATTGAAGAACTGTAGAAAGGTGATACCGGAGAAAACCGGAAAAGTGATCATAGTTGATGCAGTGTTGAAAACGGATGGTGAAGGCTTATTTGACAATATGGGATTCATACTTGATTTGCTTATGATAGCACATACCAGTGGTGGCAAAGAAAGGAGTGAAGCTGAATGGAACAAATTATTGAAGGAAGCTGGATTTCCACGTTACAATATCATTCAAATTCCTGCTTGGCCCTCTATTATTGAGGCATATCCACAATGA